From Drosophila nasuta strain 15112-1781.00 chromosome X, ASM2355853v1, whole genome shotgun sequence, one genomic window encodes:
- the LOC132796613 gene encoding small ubiquitin-related modifier 3-like, with protein MSEEKKAETEHINLKVLGQDNAVVQFKIKKHTPLRKLMNAYCDRAGLSMQVVRFRFDGQPINENDTPTSLEMEEGDTIEVYQQQTGGGSFISQQQQQQL; from the exons ATGTCTGAGGAAAAAAAG GCTGAAACTGAGCATATCAATCTGAAGGTGTTGGGACAGGATAATGCCGTCGTTCAATTCAAAATCAAGAAGCATACTCCTTTGCGCAAGCTAATGAATGCTTATTGTGATCGCGCT GGCCTTTCAATGCAAGTGGTGCGTTTCCGTTTTGATGGCCAGCCAATCAACGAGAACGATACGCCTACATCTCTGGAAATGGAGGAGGGCGATACAATTGAAGTCTATCAGCAGCAAACTGGCGGCGGTTCTTTCATAtctcagcaacaacaacaacaattgtaa
- the LOC132796612 gene encoding LOW QUALITY PROTEIN: UPF0488 protein CG14286 (The sequence of the model RefSeq protein was modified relative to this genomic sequence to represent the inferred CDS: deleted 1 base in 1 codon) has protein sequence MQRRKGPKSVNKPPPIQAIPKKTTFDGDNDIQFELELCWCVQQLQTALNSGKLNQKIAEDTAKNLKTLTSNTAPLIKKRQVMKLALGDYRLKMQQEEKKMLLVSKEIKFTPAAEMNKKSSFVKKSALLTSGKDFRFNFAVPDSSSTTTTTTPQVPQSAVETKVSSLFAGSNATAQPFKFNFSIDDNDAADDINLAGLAIKN, from the exons aTGCAACGCCGCAAAGGTCCAAAATCAGTAAATAAGCCCCCTCCAATACAGGCAATACCCAAGAAGACGACATTTGATGGCGACAACGATATTCAATTCGAATTGGAGCTTTGTTGGTGCGTACAACAACTGCAGACGGCACTAAACAGCGGCAAGCTCAATCAAAAAATTG cCGAGGACACAGCCAAGAACTTGAAGACATTGACCAGCAATACGGCACCGCTAATT AAAAAGCGGCAGGTGATGAAGTTGGCACTAGGCGATTATCGCTTGAAAATGCAGCAGGAGGAAAAGAAGATGCTTCTAG tttccaaagaaattaaatttacaccGGCTGCTGAGATGAACAAGAAATCGAGTTTTGTTAAGAAATCAGCACTGTTGACATCGGGCAAAGATTTTCGCTTTAATTTTGCCGTACCCGACTCGAgctccacaacaacaacaacaaccccaCAAGTTCCACAATCAGCTGTGGAAACGAAAGTTTCCAGTCTCTTTGCTGGAAGCAATGCAACAGCGCAACCCTTCAAGTTCAATTTTAGCATCGATGATAATGATGCAGCCGACGATATTAATCTGGCGGGATTAGCTATAAAGAATTGA
- the LOC132796178 gene encoding large ribosomal subunit protein eL30 isoform X1 gives MVAVKKQKKALESTNARLALVMKSGKYCLGYKQTLKTLRQGKAKLVLIASNTPALRKSEIEYYAMLAKTEVQHYSGTNIELGTACGKYFRVCTMSITDPGDSDIIRSLPDN, from the exons ATGGTTGCCGTAAAGAAACag AAGAAGGCTTTGGAGAGCACCAATGCTCGTCTGGCTCTGGTGATGAAGTCCGGCAAATACTGCCTGGGCTACAAGCAGACCTTGAAGACCCTGCGTCAGGGCAAAGCTAAGTTGGTGCTCATCGCCAGCAACACTCCAGCTCTGAG GAAGTCTGAGATTGAGTACTACGCCATGTTGGCCAAGACCGAGGTCCAGCACTACAGTGGCACCAACATTGAGTTGGGCACCGCTTGCGGCAAGTACTTCCGCGTGTGCACCATGTCCATTACCGATCCTGGAGATTCGGACATCATCCGCTCGCTGCCCGACAACTAA
- the LOC132796178 gene encoding large ribosomal subunit protein eL30 isoform X2, with the protein MVAVKKQKKALESTNARLALVMKSGKYCLGYKQTLKTLRQGKAKLVLIASNTPALR; encoded by the exons ATGGTTGCCGTAAAGAAACag AAGAAGGCTTTGGAGAGCACCAATGCTCGTCTGGCTCTGGTGATGAAGTCCGGCAAATACTGCCTGGGCTACAAGCAGACCTTGAAGACCCTGCGTCAGGGCAAAGCTAAGTTGGTGCTCATCGCCAGCAACACTCCAGCTCTGAGGTGA
- the LOC132796176 gene encoding zinc finger protein 346, giving the protein MSQPGNRFVAPGRQNAASAATTIPTVVASQRRNLKRKLDTTDAAMDASSNQTLIMFQGRDESYPDELNKLIMPLSCQLCKSQMTSMKSARDHYESKAHDRHISAWLAKNYTDVGLQTPPVKRMVKQHGTTGPNAYHCELCDLPLTSLTHARQHYAGRKHQLVEQKRSRPSGAGYYSQEGKWVRTGSRPEAFVDDGRFRIGEQFLTQAAAAAAAATPDSTTPEEPKAIEVVQSSKAGETVAATDMDATLSCHICQISVTSASQIKMHMDGAKHQKNLRKQLQEEEQPSEEMKQSTTSDIPLLAADMDLAMYRTPSNSYYCKMCNKAMNHISILQQHLLGKKHLKASRQYVAS; this is encoded by the coding sequence ATGAGCCAACCTGGCAATCGATTTGTGGCACCTGGCCGACAGAATGCTGCAtctgcagcaacaacgataCCCACGGTTGTTGCATCACAGCGTCGCAACTTGAAACGCAAATTGGACACAACGGATGCAGCGAtggatgccagcagcaaccagACGCTGATTATGTTTCAGGGACGCGACGAAAGCTATCCGGACGAACTCAATAAACTGATAATGCCGCTGTCCTGCCAACTCTGCAAATCCCAAATGACCTCGATGAAGAGTGCACGCGATCATTACGAGTCCAAGGCACACGATCGTCACATCAGCGCTTGGCTGGCCAAGAACTACACCGATGTGGGACTGCAGACGCCGCCGGTGAAGCGCATGGTTAAACAGCATGGGACGACGGGACCCAATGCCTATCACTGTGAACTCTGTGACCTGCCGTTGACCTCGTTAACGCACGCTCGACAGCATTATGCCGGGCGCAAGCATCAGCTGGTGGAGCAGAAGCGTTCGCGGCCCTCGGGAGCTGGCTACTACAGCCAGGAGGGCAAATGGGTGCGCACGGGCAGCCGACCCGAAGCGTTTGTGGACGACGGACGGTTTCGCATTGGCGAACAGTTTCTCAcccaggcagcagcagcagcagcagctgccacaccAGACTCCACAACTCCCGAGGAGCCGAAGGCCATTGAAGTGGTGCAGAGCAGCAAAGCTGGTGAAACAGTTGCTGCCACCGACATGGATGCCACGTTGAGTTGTCACATCTGTCAGATAAGCGTCACATCGGCATCACAGATCAAAATGCACATGGATGGCGCCAAGCACCAAAAGAATCTACGCAAACAGCtgcaggaggaggagcagccATCGGAGGAGATGAAACAGTCAACGACAAGTGATATTCCACTCTTGGCTGCCGATATGGATCTGGCCATGTATCGAACGCCATCGAATTCGTACTATTGCAAGATGTGCAACAAGGCGATGAATCACATCAGCATTCTGCAACAGCATCTTCTGGGCAAGAAGCATCTCAAGGCGTCGCGTCAATATGTCGCCAGTTAA
- the LOC132796177 gene encoding protein NipSnap, with amino-acid sequence MLNIRNICSLANNNAALIAIRSISTTASCRDSESWFSKLLVRKIEPTKESHSRMLSDKEIIYALHTHNVRPDSMGAYLNNYKNTVGLINDKKSSLSCNLVASWTVQVGDMDQCLHLWKYTGGFEKIDQAKEDLWNDPEYLKLMNERSKFLRSRHLQYLLAFSYWPQIESREGKNIYEMRSYRLTPGTMIEWGNNWARAINFRKHNNEAFAGFFSQIGRLYNVHHIWCYKSLQDRKETREAAWRSPGWDECVAYTVPLIREMHCRVLAPTEFSPSQ; translated from the exons ATGTTGAACATACGTAACATCTGCTCCCTGGCCAACAATAATGCCGCTCTAATCGCTATCAG ATCAATCTCAACGACAGCCAGCTGTCGGGACTCGGAATCATGGTTCTCCAAGCTGTTGGTGCGCAAAATTGAACCCACCAAGGAGTCGCACAGTCGCATGCTCAGCGACAAGGAAATCATCTATGCCCTCCACACGCATAATGTGCGTCCCGATTCCATGGGCGCCTACCTGAACAACTA CAAGAACACTGTTGGTCTGATCAATGACAAAAAGTCGAGTTTGTCGTGCAATTTGGTTGCCTCATGGACTGTCCAAGTGGGCGATATGGATCAGTGTCTGCATTTATGGAAATACACTGGAGGCTTTGAGAAGATCGATCAGGCCAAGGAGGATCTGTGGAATGATCCCGAGTATCTCAAGCTGATGAACGAACGTTCGAAATTCTTGCGTTCCCGCCATCTCCAATATCTGTTGGCCTTCAGCTATTGGCCACAAATCGAGAGTCGCGAGGGCAAAAACATTTACGAAATGCG TTCTTACCGCTTGACGCCGGGAACGATGATCGAGTGGGGCAACAATTGGGCGCGTGCGATCAATTTCCGTAAGCACAACAACGAGGCATTTGCTGGATTCTTCTCACAGATCGGACGTCTCTATAACGTGCATCACATTTGGT GCTACAAATCGCTGCAGGATCGCAAGGAGACCAGAGAGGCTGCTTGGCGTTCTCCTGGCTGGGATGAATGCGTCGCTTACACTGTGCCCCTCATCCGTGAGATGCACTGTCGCGTCCTTGCCCCCACCGAGTTCTCGCCCTCacaatag